From Carassius auratus strain Wakin chromosome 22, ASM336829v1, whole genome shotgun sequence, a single genomic window includes:
- the LOC113040065 gene encoding uncharacterized protein LOC113040065 yields the protein MYAYPSFQRQSATSSRLLMAPSAEAKRLENLESGRAKPKEEVLSEASTFVSTNGGDPSDQFLVLAHCKLQFGKYQGQRFRWLLENSLGYAVYLVLSISTETAQTTPLSQNKQLFLQYTSQIREMAEEVEKYQRKQEMQAEARATGDQGCLMVEFGDFQGRSMKDVYEDQSKEAQALIRYLIKADARPKTNMAIFKTYVLKRRASAVVTSVRQPAPHAATSSASATTAPPPAPIQTGVQKTATVKALLARGKNLSPSQLAKKLTSPVKPYPLLQSTLPPPAAEPPAKHLTPIQLFATGKSVPTAEDDDEELVFAASQCEAQLNTELCHVMPQAGCFLECTSSKPGLCCSISISGNCQGTSSFTSPATS from the exons atgtatgcATATCCCTCTTTTCAACGCCAATCGGCAACATCAAGCCGACTCCTCATGGCGCCTTCGGCGGAGGCGAAGCGCCTTGAAAATTTGGAGTCTGGAAGGGCCAAACCTAAGGAGGAGGTGCTGTCAGAGGCCAGTACTTTTGTCAGCACGAACGGTGGAGACCCCAGTGACCAGTTTTTAGTACTGGCTCACTGCAAACTTCAGTTTGGGAAGTACCAGGGCCAGAGATTTAGATGGCTCCTGGAAAACTCTCTGGGGTATGCCGTGTATTTGGTGCTCAGCATTTCCACTGAGACAGCGCAGACAACACCcctgtcacaaaataaacaactGTTCCTACAGTACACTTCTCAAATTAGAGAGATGGCAGAAGAAGTGGAAAAGTATCAGAGGAAGCAGGAAATGCAGGCAGAAGCCCGGGCAACTGGAGACCAGGGCTGCTTGATGGTGGAGTTTGGTGACTTCCAGGGCCGCTCCATGAAAGATGTTTATGAGGACCAGAGCAAGGAGGCTCAAGCCCTCATCAGGTACCTCATTAAGGCAGATGCCAGGCCCAAAACCAACATGGCCATTTTCAAGACATATGTCCTGAAAAGACGGGCTTCTGCTGTGGTCACCAGCGTACGTCAGCCTGCACCTCACGCTGCAACCTCCAGTGCTTCTGCAACCACTGCACCTCCACCTGCACCTATCCAAACTGGTGTACAGAAGACCGCAACTGTGAAAGCGCTGTTGGCGCGTGGCAAAAATTTGTCTCCTTCACAGCTGGCGAAAAAACTCACGTCACCAGTTAAACCCT ATCCATTATTGCAGTCCACTTTACCTCCTCCAGCAGCAGAACCCCCAGCCAAACATTTGACCCCGATACAGCTTTTCGCTACTG GCAAGTCCGTTCCCACTGCTGAAGATGACGATGAGGAGCTGGTATTTGCTGCATCACAATGTGAAGCACAGCTAAATACAG AATTATGTCATGTCATGCCTCAAGCGGGATGCTTTCTTGAGTGCACTTCTTCAAAACC AGGACTGTGCTGCTCCATCTCCATCAGTGGAAACTGCCAAGGCACCAGCTCCTTCACATCACCGGCCACCAGCTGA
- the LOC113040536 gene encoding uncharacterized protein LOC113040536 encodes MKTGTLKKGGVELCCYRCARGSTSLESFHLHLNRFIPGTSASDAHFQAYLLEGLMRWNDDRMEDAIKRASSIRTYGSAMSEAVDRLSRTVFGKPWDERYRPPGAYTGELLGIEYLYSQTGKTLTPVLQNPEEEDRLVEEVDDQDLLDEGFEEESMEDITVPVLYEDDPCLRNTPSSLPLPQSPASLAEPSTSSGGEGQHLAPASSVLSQTSDTGSSVSGEAQGAVIGPDGIAGWDKVQDLAGFLVGLREAPYLTDLQVTEAIQLWTALPDVDKQRVNYQPRHQPQLTHGRFKAPKRSGVTPGVESVKRCLIGHPGGPAQWPSTSRLVEAICMKLCALHKSPTKKAGVSTPRWSKILSDYHHIRELVLNNQRLMDETMIQLFELNQRTLIQWFQRQQKNQELSVLVQGLTPSDPIDVADVQLPLPREKLDDVPSTSGPKHQFILPPNREGQAPILRPGRRPAAAKRECPIAPVPTAAGVVQPISAPGSLLGTLVLNPDMTVSIVIPSAGALTSGPGPAPPAPVPAPCLLQCLIQCLLKFLLLLCPVTPRGTGAGGPWRRKAESIRGMPAPVPNPVPAQVPAAPVSRYTQRNRRRRALETESGVHKRKYVRGVTFNTCSKCGQPKTKEFGHSRYGNATFCSRSSNGKEGLNKKI; translated from the exons ATGAAGACAGGGACACTGAAGAAAGGCGGCGTGGAGCTGTGCTGCTACAGGTGTGCTCGTGGCTCTACCTCCTTGGAGTCATTCCACCTCCACCTGAACCGTTTTATTCCAG gaACCAGTGCCAGCGATGCGCATTTTCAGGCCTATCTCCTTGAGGGCTTGATGCGTTGGAATGATGACCGAATGGAAGACGCCATAAAACGGGCGTCCTCCATTCGGACATATGGCAGTGCCATGAGCGAGGCTGTGGACCGGCTTAGCCGAACAGTCTTTGGGAAGCCCTGGGATGAGCGCTATCGCCCTCCTGGAGCATATACAG gtGAATTGCTGGGAATCGAGTACCTTTACAGCCAGACTGGCAAAACACTGACTCCAGTGCTCCAGAACCCAGAGGAGGAAGACCGGTTGGTGGAGGAGGTTGATGATCAGGACCTGCTAGATGAGGGGTTTGAGGAAGAGAGCATGGAGGACATCACAGTTCCAGTGCTGTATGAGGATGACCCCTGCCTCAGAAACACCCCCTCATCTTTGCCTCTGCCTCAGTCCCCAGCATCACTGGCTGAGCCGTCCACATCATCTGGAGGAGAGGGACAGCATCTCGCCCCTGCCTCTTCAGTGCTGTCACAGACATCTGACACTGGAAGCAGTGTCTCCGGCGAGGCTCAG GGAGCAGTCATTGGACCTGATGGCATCGCTGGGTGGGACAAGGTCCAGGATCTGGCTGGTTTCCTGGTGGGTCTTCGTGAGGCTCCTTACCTCACCGACCTGCAGGTTACAGAGGCCATCCAGCTGTGGACCGCTCTCCCTGATGTTGATAAACAGCGGGTCAACTATCAGCCTCGACATCAGCCTCAGCTGACACATGGGCGCTTTAAGGCACCGAAGCGGTCCGGAGTCACACCGGGTGTGGAGAGTGTGAAACGGTGTCTAATTGGACATCCTGGGGGTCCAGCACAGTGGCCCAGCACCAGCCGCTTGGTTGAGGCCATTTGTATGAAGCTGTGTGCTTTACACAAGTCACCGACCAAGAAGGCTGGAGTTTCCACCCCCAGGTGGTCTAAAATCCTTTCGGATTACCACCACATCCGAGAGCTGGTGCTTAACAATCAAAGGCTGATGGATGAAACAATGATCCAACTGTTTGAGCTGAACCAGAGGACACTCATTCAGTG GTTTCAACGGCAGCAGAAGAATCAGGAATTGAGTGTCCTCGTCCAGGGACTGACTCCATCTGACCCAATAGATGTGGCTGATGTGCAGCTTCCTCTGCCGAGGGAAAAATTGGATGACGTGCCATCAACATCAGGCCCAAAACATCAATTTATCCTTCCGCCAAATCGAGAAGGACAGGCTCCAATTCTGCGACCGGGTCGCCGGCCCGCTGCTGCCAAAAGGGAGTGCCCTATCGCACCCGTCCCCACAGCAGCAGGAGTTGTGCAGCCCATTTCAGCACCTGGGTCACTGTTAGGCACACTAGTGCTTAACCCAGACATGACTGTGTCAATAGTGATTCCATCTGCTGGTGCTTTGACATCCGGTCCAGGCCCAGCTccgcctgctccagtgcctgctcca tgcctgctccagtgcctaaTCCAGTGCCTGCTCAAGTTCCTGCTGCTCCTGTGTCCCGTTACACCCAGAGGAACAGGCGCCGGCGGGCCCTGGAGACGGAAAGCGGAGTCCATAAGAGGAA tgcctgctccagtgcctaaTCCAGTGCCTGCTCAAGTTCCTGCTGCTCCTGTGTCCCGTTACACCCAGAGGAACAGGCGCCGGCGGGCCCTGGAGACGGAAAGCGGAGTCCATAAGAGGAAGTATGTGCGAGGGGTTACTTTTAACACATGCAGCAAATGTGGGCAGCCCAAAACTAAAGAGTTTGGTCATAGCCGATATGGGAATGCCACATTTTGCTCACGCTCCTCTAATGGAAAAGAAGGTTTAAACAAGAAGATTTAA